From the genome of Triticum aestivum cultivar Chinese Spring chromosome 1A, IWGSC CS RefSeq v2.1, whole genome shotgun sequence:
TTCGGCTCAGTCAACGCTCCAACAAATATGATGGCTTCAAGTCTCAAGCTGTTAAGGATATACGCACCAGCACTTCCAAGGTACAGCCCCGTTTTGTGCCCTCTATTGGCTCTTCTAGCTCTGCTGGTGACATCCCTCTGCCTACATCTGTCTCCACTCTGCAAGCAATTGGTGTCAACCGCTGTGCGATCCCGGCGAGTGAGCTCTCTTCCGAAGCTTTACTGACTGCACCCTCGGCTGCACCAGCACATGATGATATGCAAGGGGAGTTGGCCCCGTCTACTTCAGAGTAATCCCTTTGGTCTTTATGCCTCTTCTGCGCTATTGGAATGTGCTCTCTTGGAACGTCAGGGGTTTAAACTCCGAGAAGAAACAGTTAGCCCTTAATAATGTGATTATCTCTAGCGGTTGTGCGGTCGTTTGTTTGCAGGAGACCAAAATGCCTGATGTCTCTTTTGCGTTTATTAAAACCTACTTTCCTAAACAATTTGATCGTTACGCTTTTGTCCCCTCGCGTGGTGCCTCTGGAGGCCTTCTTACTGTATGGAAAAGCGCCTTATTCACGAGTAACGTCATATTTGTTGATGTTTTTGCGCTAACTGTCAGTTTTATCAGCACACAATCTTCACAATCTTGGTCTCTTGTCAATATTTGCGGTCCTTGTCCGGGGGATGATTGTGAGGCGTTTACCACTTGGTTGTACGATGTCCAAATCCCTAATGGACAGGACTGGCTTCTTCTAGGCGATTTCAACTATATGCGGGCCCCTGATAACCGTAACAAGTCGGGTGGAAACTTAAATGATATGATTACATTCAACGATATCATCCGCAAGTAGCAACTAATTGAAATTCCGGTTCAAGGCAGAATGTACATGTGGAGCAATATGCAACTTGCCCCCCTGCTCGAACAAATTGATTGGTTTCTTACTTCCCTGCACTGGACCAACACGTACCCCAAAACCCTGGCTAAACCACTTGGCAAACCTGTCTCTGACGATATCCCTTGCGTGGTAACTATTGAAACTAAAATCCCTCGCATCAAACTTTTTCGCTTTGAATCTTACTGGATTTTGCACCCTGGGTTCATGGATGTTGTTCAAGAGGTTTGGGATAAGCCTGTCTTTAACAAAAACGCAGCTGCCACACTAGCCCACAAGTTTAAGGCTCTCAGACACGCACTAAAAGTTTGAAGTAAACACATCTCAAAACTATCCATTGCGATCAGTAACTGCAATGAGGTCTTGGCTGATTTAGATGAGTTAGAAAACAAGAGATGCCTCACAATACCTGAATCTAATTTCAAAAACATCCTCAAAGCTCATCTGCTCAAGTTGCTAAAATATCAGAAGCTATATTGGAAAAAACATTGCACCATCCGTTGGATCAAGTTTGGGGATGAGAATACCAAATTTTTCCAGGCCATTGCCACTGAAAGGTTTCGTAAGAATAACATTGCTTCATTCAGAACTGAAGATGGTAGTTTGATTGAGGAACACCCTGGAAAAGAAGCCCTCCTTCACTCCACCTATAAAACTAGGTTAAGTACTACGGCCTCATGTGATATGAAATTTGACCTACTAGCAATCATTCCGCGTGCATGTAATCTTGATCATCTTACTGATCCGTTCACTAAGGAAGAAATTGATGGAattgtaaaagaaatgcctcctgaTCGCGCCCCTGGACCTAATGGATTTAGTGGAGATTTTCTTAAAGCTTGCTGGCCCATTATCAAACATGACTTCTATGCGCTTTGCTCCCAATTCTATGCAGACACTCTCGATATCACTAGCATCAACGATGGTTTCATTACACTAATCCCCAAGGTCAACTCACCTGAGTCAGTCAATGATTACAGACCGATTACTCTTCTTAATTGTTGCCTAAAGTTGATCACGAAGTTGCTAGCTAACCGCCTCCAACGTGTTATCCTTCAACTGGTTCACCGTAATCAATACAGATTTCTCAAAGGGCGGACCATACAAGATTGTCTAGTGTGGGCCTATCAGTATATTCATCAATTTCACACTTCATGAAAGGAGATTGTTCTGCTTAAACTAGACTTCGCTAAAGCGTTTGACACGATTGCTCACGAGCCCATGATCACTATAATGCGGCATATGGGGTTTAACGATCGCTGGATTGCATGGATCAACTGCCTTTTCTCTTCTGGTCGATCTTCAGTTCTTCTCAATGGAGTACCGGGCCGTCAATTCCTCTGTAAGTGTGGGGTTCGGCAAGGCGACCCGCTATCCCCACTCATCTTTGTCCTCGCGGCTGAGTTACTCCAAGCTGCAGTTAATGAGATGTTCAGACAAGGCAGAATCCATCTCCCCTTCCCTTGTAGAGGACAAACCGATTACCCTGCCCTTCAATATGCGGACGATACACTCATAGTCCTCCCTGCATGCATTCATCAAGCCACATTGATCAAGCATATCCTTTCTGATTATGCCTCTTCTATTGGGCTTAAGATCAACTTCCACAAATCCACTTTAATACCTATCAACCTGGACTTGGAAGCTACGAACAATCTGGCCAGAGTTTTCGGATGTGCAATTGGATCTATGCCCTTCACCTACCTTGGCCTCCCACTAGGCACGACAAAACCCTCCGTACAAGAGCTCATGCCTCTGGTCTGCAGATTAGAGAGACAACTCACGTCCACAATTGCAATGATGTCGTATGGAGGCAAACTTTCTTGTCTAAATGCATCGGTCACGTTGCTCCTTGTGTTTGCcatgtgcacgcttaagtttcctCCTAAACTTATTGAGATCCTTGACAAAATTAGACGTAGATGCCTTTGGACTAAGAAAACAGAGCAAGGTGACAAATGCAATTCTCTGGCCGCATGGGATTTGGTCTGCCAACCCAAGAAAAAGGGAGGGCTTGGAGTGATTAACTTAAAGATTCATAATGAGGCCCTGTTGCTAAAATTCCTGCACAAATTCTTTAACAAAGAGGATATTCCTTGGGTGAATCTCATCTGGGACAACCATTACGTGGACAAAATACCTCATGCGGTGGACACAGTTGGCTCGTTCTGGTGGAAGGACGTCTTAAAACTCACACCCATTTTCCGCGGAATCACGTGTGTTCAGGTGGTTAACGGCAAAACGATGCTCTTTTGGAAGGATCTTTGGAAGGAGGAAATCCTCCAAACATCTCACCCTCGTGCATTTTCATTTGCCATTCATGAAGACCTTTCTATGGCCGAGGCAATGAACAGTATAGATCTGCATGAAACCTTTCACCTACCTGTCTCACCGCAAGCGCTTGAAGAAATCCAAGATGTACACTCCCCTCCACATTGGATATCCCCCTCGACCTCGTTGCACGATGTATGGCATTACTCTTGGGGATCGGCGTACTACCGGCCAAAGGACTATTACAACAACTACTTTAGGGACGGGGAGGCACACCCTGCATTCCAACATCTGTGGAAATCGCGATGTACTATGAAAATCAAAGTGTTCGGCTGGTTACTCTTCCTTGACAGACTCAACACGCGCAATATGCTCAAAAGGAGGCATTATAACATTGGTGAAAATTTTGACTGCATCCTATGTGGGCAACACGTTGAGTAGACCGTCGACCATATGATCTTCACTTGCCCCTTTAGTCAAAGCTGCCGGGCTAAACTACACATTGTTTGGGCACCTTTTGACAGCCGCCTCGATCTTCTACAAACTAcaagagactcttggccgaacccTTTCTTCTTTGAAACATTCCTTACCTCGGCTTGGAGCATTTGGAAAGAGCAAAATAACAAACATTTCAGAGGGGTGGCTCCTGCTGTGGAGACCTGGCTGACACGATTTAAAGAGGACCTCCAACTTCTCCAACATAGAGTTAAAGCAGCACGTAGAGCTGCCTTTGTCACTTTTTGTGACTCTATTGTATAGCCAAAACTTACATTGTCTAAAAGCTTCCTAGCTGCACATTAGGTGCAAGGTGCACCTTGTAACTTGACTGGCTGACATGTCTATGTAAACaccccatttatatagatatatgaAAAACAGTAGGGGTTTCCCCCCTACTGTCAAGTTTCgaaaaaaaattcatagaaaagAATGGGCGAAAGGCGGTGCCTAGGGGCTCCAGACGGCTGGCCCACGCGGGCCACCTCCTGGCCGCGTCGCCTGGCCGTCTGGGGGCCTAGGTGCCCCTGCATATTTCGGTGCTTTCTAGATTCTTCTTTGCccgaaaaaatttcaaaaaaaatcctagttATTTTGAGCTCCGTAAATATGTATTTTCtgtaaaaccaaaaacatgcagaaaacaacaattgaCTCTGGACACTAGTTTAgtccacaaaaataatataaattactatcaaaagtattttaaaaatgatattataataacatgaaacaataaaaGTTTGTAGATAATttttgagacgtatcagcatcccaaagtTAATCTCTATTCTTCcacgagtaggtagatgataaaacaaaaaataaattaaAGTGGAATGATACCTAACATAACCGAGAACAGAGTGTCGGTTGAAGAGGAACGGGGAGTGGGTGTACTATGTGTGTCCCAATTGTCGGATGCCTATGCGGCGGAGGTCCTGACGACCGCAAATCCTCTTCTTTCGATTTGTGAAAATTTGAACAACGATAAGACCATGGATGACATTTGATGCATGACGTTGAAAGGGAAAAAACTTCAAACCCTGTGGCCCAAACACTTGGAAGCGTTTTGATGTACCTCGGCCCGGCGATCCTTCTTATCGTTTTCTCCAACTGCGACTCATAATTCACAACCCGACGGCACCGCGTTGCAGTCaacgaaaggaaaaaaaaaacagtATCTCCATTCTATTGGCGTCAGCGTATTTGGCTTGCAGATATTACTCTGATGTGCGGGGTCCGCATGTAGTATAAGCCGCGGTAACGTGAAACCAGTCTCGCAGGGCTTACGGGAAAAGACGTGTAACCGGCGAGGTCAAACTCAAAAGCGACGCGGCATACATACAGATAGAGTAGGCAAAACCCCAACGCAACCACCAGCAGGCATCGCCAGGGCCACTGACAACCTGACCCGCACCGGCCCGCTCCACATGTCAGTTAAGCAACACAATTCCCGCCGCGCATCCGGTGGCCCCACCGGCACGCACCTAAGGCGGGGCCGACCACGCCCCGCTGTCACCGCGGCCTTTCCGAGCGAGCCATCTCTTCCCTCCCCTTCCAGGTTCCAATTCCCTCCTCCTCCTTTTAACTCCCCCGCTCCACTgcgcactactactactactactgactACCCTTTTCTTCTCCGATCTCACCACCTCAAAGGCGCAAAGGGAGCGTCGTCTCCCACCATTCTTAGGCGCTAAGCAAAGCGGGAGTAACCCTAGCTCCAGCTCCGCCCCCGGAGCCGGGCGCCTTCCGCGCGGCAGATGTCGTCGCCGACCGCCGCGCCGGCGCCGACTACGCCCCCGGCGCCGCCGGCTAACGCCACCGCGCCTCCCCCGGCCACCCCGTCGGCACCTCCCCCGGCGATCCCCTCCCCCTCGCCGCCGGCCCCCGCCAACCCGCCCCCGGTCTCCGTCCCGCCGCCGGCAGCGCCCGCGGCCTCCCCTCCCGCGCCGTCCTCCACACCGGCCACCCCATCGGCACCATCTCCGTCACCCCCTGCCACCCCTTCCCCGCCCTCGGACACGCCCTCTTCGCCCTCGCCAGAAGGGAGGTCCCCGCCCTCGCCCGCTGGCGGGGGAAGATCGCCTTCCACGCCAGGCCACAACAACCCGTCGCCCAAATCGCCGCCTCATTCctccggtggcggtggcggtggcggtggctccgGGGTGTCCACGTCGGTGGTCGTCGGCGTAGCCGTGGGTGGCttcgtgctgctgctgctcgctACCTTCGTGTGCCTCTGCTGCCTCCGGAAGAAGCGCCGCCGCCAGCCTCCACCCCCGCACTATGGTtacccgccgcctcctcctccgcagtACAAAGGTTTGCACCTCCGAATACTAGCTGTCGCTGTCTAGATCTAGATCTGGTGTGCGGGTATCGTGTGCAAGCAGCCAGTCACGGTGCTGTCGGTTGGAATCCTCCTATTCTTGGCAAATTTGGCTGCAATTCGCACTTGTTATGCTTAGGCACGGGTTAGGTGTGTTTAGCTGCATGTGCCGTGTCGTTGACGTGTAAGCACTTGGGAAAATTTCAATTTAGCTAGTGCCGCACCTGAATTTTACTAGTAGTACCTCTCAATTGTCACGGCTCATCTAGGAAAATCCGTGTTTTTGTTACATTCAAATTATCTGTATGTGCTAGGCTATCGGCAGTGTTACGTAAATGATTGCATGATGGCATCATGCCTGTTGTCTGTGTTAGGTGTCATAATTTTTTCTGTTCATCATTTCTTTTGTTTGGAACAGAAAAGCAATTGCATATGTTGCATCTCGGTATCTTATGCTGAGCTTAATTCTTCCAACTTGCAAAACGGAAACACTTTCTCTAATCCTAACAATGTTCTGTCTTACTGCAGAGGATCATTATGGAGCAACATACCAGAATTGGCAGAAtaatgctcctcctcctccacctgatCATGTGGTTAAGATGCACCCATCACCTCCTCCAGCATATGCCAATCGTCCTCCACAggcaccaccgccgcctccacccccTATGATAAACAACAGCGGTGGGTCAGGTTCTAATTACTCAGGTGGTGAGATCCTGCCTCCACCATCCCCTGGGACCGCCCTTGGCTTCACGAACTCTAAGAGCACATTCACTTATGATGAGCTGGTGAGGGCAACCGATGGGTTCTCTGATGCTAATCTCCTCGGACAAGGTGGTTTTGGATATGTTCACAAAGGAGTGCTGCCTAATGGCAAAGAGATTGCTGTGAAGCAATTGAAACTTGGGAGTGGCCAGGGAGAGCGTGAGTTCCAGGCGGAGGTTGAGATTATCAGCCGTGTTCATCACAAGCATCTTGTGTCTCTGGTTGGTTACTGCATCTCTGGGGGGAAGAGGTTGCTTGTATATGAGTTTGTTACCAATAACACATTGGAATTCCACTTACATGGTATGCCTTATTGCCTCATTGATCTATCTTCTGTACGCATGGTTTATCCATGAGACTTTAGATAATAGCTGGGTGTATAAATACATCTATCCCACATCCCATAAAACAACAACTTTAGAAACACCTCTATTCACATTTCACAAAGAAAAGTCTCGACTTTAATGTTAAAACTAGATAACAACTGAAACTGTATGATTTAATTTTCTAGCTTGTTCCCTTTTACCATAGTAACTACTAACTTG
Proteins encoded in this window:
- the LOC123042064 gene encoding proline-rich receptor-like protein kinase PERK1; protein product: MSSPTAAPAPTTPPAPPANATAPPPATPSAPPPAIPSPSPPAPANPPPVSVPPPAAPAASPPAPSSTPATPSAPSPSPPATPSPPSDTPSSPSPEGRSPPSPAGGGRSPSTPGHNNPSPKSPPHSSGGGGGGGGSGVSTSVVVGVAVGGFVLLLLATFVCLCCLRKKRRRQPPPPHYGYPPPPPPQYKEDHYGATYQNWQNNAPPPPPDHVVKMHPSPPPAYANRPPQAPPPPPPPMINNSGGSGSNYSGGEILPPPSPGTALGFTNSKSTFTYDELVRATDGFSDANLLGQGGFGYVHKGVLPNGKEIAVKQLKLGSGQGEREFQAEVEIISRVHHKHLVSLVGYCISGGKRLLVYEFVTNNTLEFHLHGKGRPTLEWPIRLRIALGAAKGLAYIHEDCHPKIIHRDIKSSNILLDFKFEAKVADFGLAKFTSDNNTHVSTRVMGTFGYLAPEYASSGKLTEKSDVFSFGVMLLELITGRRPVDSTQTYMDDSLVDWARPLLMRALEDGNYDELVDARLGKDFNPNEIARMIACAAACVRHSARRRPRMSQVVRALEGDVSLEDLNEGVRPGHSRFFGSYSSSDYDSGQYNEDMKKFKKMAFTTNDYTSSQYSAPTSEYGQIPSASSSEGQQTQEIETGTMKKGGHSGYSSGYSGPS